Proteins encoded within one genomic window of Alphaproteobacteria bacterium:
- a CDS encoding epoxide hydrolase, whose protein sequence is MTASPTPFTLHVDDAALDDLRARLARARFPDQAPDAPWAYGTDVGYMRDLVGHWRDRFDWRAQEARLNALPQFTVPLHGIDVHFLHVQGVGPNPRPLLLLHGWPGSVFEFLDIIPMLTDPARFGGDPADAFTVVAPSLPGFGLSFRPNQPRYGCEAIADCLADLMTEVLGYRRFAAQGGDWGSIVASRMGFAHPDRVAGIHLNLMILRPGLKAPDEADAAERAFFGELATWLKEDTGYQAIQGTRPQTLAFGLTDSPLGLAAWIVEKFRAWSDCGGDLDSAFDRDHVLADISLYWLTGAIGSSFWPYYARLHGPWPVPEGHAVGVPVGYCQFPREILRPPRSLAALYYTDIRRWTEMPRGGHFAAMEQPAALTAEIRAFFRTLDR, encoded by the coding sequence ATGACCGCTTCCCCGACGCCGTTCACCCTGCATGTCGACGACGCCGCGCTCGACGACCTGCGCGCGCGGCTGGCGCGGGCGCGGTTTCCCGACCAGGCGCCGGACGCGCCGTGGGCCTATGGCACCGACGTCGGCTACATGCGCGACCTGGTCGGCCACTGGCGCGACCGGTTCGACTGGCGGGCGCAGGAGGCGCGGCTGAACGCCCTTCCGCAGTTCACCGTGCCGCTGCACGGCATCGACGTGCATTTCCTGCACGTGCAGGGGGTCGGGCCGAACCCGCGGCCGCTGTTGCTGCTGCACGGCTGGCCCGGCTCGGTGTTCGAGTTCCTCGACATCATCCCGATGCTGACCGACCCGGCGCGGTTCGGCGGCGACCCGGCCGACGCCTTCACCGTGGTTGCGCCGTCGCTGCCCGGCTTCGGGCTGTCGTTCCGGCCGAACCAGCCGCGCTACGGCTGCGAGGCGATCGCCGACTGCCTGGCCGACCTGATGACCGAGGTGCTGGGCTATCGCCGCTTCGCGGCGCAGGGCGGCGACTGGGGCTCGATCGTCGCCTCGCGCATGGGCTTCGCCCATCCCGACAGGGTCGCCGGCATCCACCTCAACCTGATGATCCTGCGCCCCGGCCTGAAGGCGCCGGACGAGGCCGATGCGGCCGAGCGGGCGTTCTTCGGCGAACTGGCGACCTGGCTGAAGGAGGACACCGGCTATCAGGCGATCCAGGGCACCCGGCCGCAGACGCTGGCGTTCGGCCTGACCGACTCGCCGCTCGGCCTCGCCGCCTGGATCGTCGAGAAGTTCCGGGCCTGGTCCGACTGCGGCGGCGACCTCGACAGCGCCTTCGACCGCGACCACGTGCTGGCCGACATCAGCCTGTACTGGCTGACCGGCGCGATCGGCTCGTCGTTCTGGCCCTATTACGCGCGGCTGCACGGCCCGTGGCCGGTGCCGGAAGGCCACGCCGTCGGCGTGCCGGTCGGCTATTGCCAGTTCCCGCGCGAGATCCTGCGGCCGCCGCGGTCGCTGGCGGCGCTCTACTACACCGACATCCGCCGCTGGACCGAGATGCCGCGCGGCGGCCATTTCGCCGCGATGGAGCAGCCCGCGGCGCTGACCGCGGAAATCCGCGCCTTCTTCCGCACGCTCGACCGGTAG